One part of the Raphanus sativus cultivar WK10039 chromosome 7, ASM80110v3, whole genome shotgun sequence genome encodes these proteins:
- the LOC108816678 gene encoding AT-hook motif nuclear-localized protein 29-like: protein MDGGYDQSGQASRYFHNLFRPELHHQLQPQPQPQPQPQPQPQPQPQHQPESDDESDSNNKYPVQPDSDQVTSGSTSGKRPRGRPPGSKNKPKPPVIVTKDSPNVLRSHVLEVSSGADIVESVNNYTRRRGRGVSILSGNGAVANLTLRQPVTTHGNNGGAGAGAGGGVVTLHGRFEILSITGTVLPPPAPPGCGGLSVFIAGEQGRMIGGRVVAPLVASGPVVLMAASFSNATFERLPLEDEGGEGGGDVGGGVPPPVTSETPPSGVAQGELRVNMSGYDQFSGWGAGAASRPSF from the coding sequence ATGGACGGCGGTTACGATCAATCCGGTCAAGCTTCTAGATACTTCCATAACCTCTTTAGGCCTGAGCTTCACCACCAGCTTCAGCCTCAGCCTCAGCCTCAACCTCAACCTCAACCTCAACCTCAACCACAACCTCAACATCAGCCTGAGTCTGATGATGAATCTGACTCCAACAACAAGTATCCGGTTCAACCTGATTCCGATCAGGTTACCTCGGGCTCAACTTCCGGGAAGCGTCCACGTGGTCGTCCTCCAGGATCTAAGAACAAGCCGAAGCCACCGGTGATTGTGACAAAAGATAGCCCCAACGTGCTTAGATCTCATGTCCTCGAAGTCTCATCTGGAGCCGACATAGTTGAGAGCGTCAACAACTACACTCGCCGGAGAGGGAGAGGTGTCTCCATTCTCAGTGGTAACGGCGCGGTGGCTAACCTCACGCTCCGGCAGCCGGTGACGACTCATGGGAACAATGGTGGAGCCGGGGCTGGAGCCGGAGGAGGGGTTGTGACTTTACATGGAAGGTTTGAGATTCTTTCCATCACTGGTACGGTGCTTCCGCCTCCCGCACCGCCGGGATGCGGTGGTTTATCTGTCTTTATTGCTGGTGAACAAGGTAGGATGATCGGAGGAAGAGTGGTGGCTCCGCTTGTGGCTTCTGGTCCAGTGGTACTGATGGCTGCATCCTTCTCCAACGCAACTTTCGAAAGGCTTCCACTTGAAGATGAAGGAGGTGAAGGTGGGGGAGACGTCGGAGGAGGAGTTCCACCGCCAGTCACTTCAGAAACACCGCCGTCTGGAGTCGCTCAGGGAGAGCTAAGAGTTAACATGAGTGGTTATGATCAGTTTTCCGGTTGGGGAGCCGGAGCTGCTTCAAGACCATCATTTTAG